One segment of Deinococcus metalli DNA contains the following:
- a CDS encoding carbohydrate ABC transporter permease, with product MLETATPTRPAAHPTAAQLRARRQRRERLTNAAAYTVLVVIALIMLYPFYWTLITSLEPTGNIYEAKLLPQSLGIKNYHEVWVGTTVPFWRMIINSMVICTAGVLLTVTCAALAAYPLAKMTFPGRDLIFYAILILLVLPNEAGLIVNYITVTKLGLLRFDDPFLRAFGQYAAVVLPGIASIFGLFLFRQAYLGVPTELLEAARIDGASELSIWRKIMLPLALPTVAAFAILEFVAYWNSFLWARIVIQDKELLPLSAGLLELSGTFSTNSRAVMAGAILMIIPILLVFAFGQRYFMKGLEGAVKG from the coding sequence ATGCTTGAGACCGCCACCCCCACCCGCCCCGCCGCGCATCCGACGGCGGCCCAGCTCCGGGCACGCCGGCAGCGCCGCGAACGCCTCACGAACGCCGCCGCCTACACCGTGCTCGTCGTGATCGCGCTGATCATGCTGTACCCCTTCTACTGGACACTGATCACGTCGCTGGAACCGACCGGCAACATCTACGAGGCCAAGCTGCTGCCGCAGTCGCTCGGCATCAAGAACTACCACGAGGTCTGGGTCGGCACGACCGTGCCGTTCTGGCGCATGATCATCAACAGCATGGTCATCTGCACGGCCGGCGTACTCCTGACCGTCACGTGCGCCGCGCTGGCCGCGTACCCGCTGGCGAAGATGACCTTCCCGGGCCGCGACCTGATCTTCTACGCGATCCTGATCCTGCTGGTGCTGCCCAACGAGGCGGGGCTGATCGTCAACTACATCACCGTGACCAAGCTGGGGCTGCTGCGCTTCGACGACCCCTTCCTGCGCGCCTTCGGACAGTACGCGGCGGTGGTGCTGCCGGGCATCGCCTCCATCTTCGGGCTGTTCCTGTTCCGTCAGGCCTATCTGGGCGTGCCCACCGAACTGCTGGAGGCCGCGCGCATCGACGGCGCGTCGGAGCTCTCCATCTGGCGCAAGATCATGCTGCCGCTCGCGCTGCCCACCGTGGCCGCCTTCGCCATCCTGGAGTTCGTGGCGTACTGGAACTCGTTCCTGTGGGCACGCATCGTCATCCAGGACAAGGAATTGTTGCCGCTGTCGGCCGGATTGCTGGAACTCTCCGGCACGTTTTCCACCAACAGCCGCGCGGTGATGGCCGGCGCGATCCTGATGATCATCCCGATCCTGCTCGTGTTCGCGTTCGGGCAGCGCTACTTCATGAAGGGCCTGGAAGGCGCGGTCAAGGGATAG
- a CDS encoding LeuD/DmdB family oxidoreductase small subunit, protein MPRIWKFGDSVNTDDILPGKFAPFMAGEDVFQSFAFHYIRPEFAAQVQPGDVLIGGRNWGLGSSREYAPAALKKLQIGGIVAPSFARIHYRNLLNLGIPAFEFDLTGLLNDGDEVSLDVNSGVLTYAGGTVQLPPPPEFLREALAEGSILAFFKKHGRFPGEPAS, encoded by the coding sequence ATGCCCAGGATCTGGAAATTTGGCGACAGTGTCAACACGGACGACATCCTGCCTGGCAAGTTCGCCCCGTTCATGGCCGGCGAGGACGTGTTCCAGAGTTTCGCGTTCCATTACATCCGCCCGGAGTTTGCTGCCCAGGTGCAGCCGGGCGACGTGCTGATCGGCGGGCGCAACTGGGGTCTGGGCTCCAGCCGTGAGTACGCGCCGGCGGCCCTGAAGAAGTTGCAGATCGGCGGCATCGTCGCGCCGAGCTTCGCGCGCATTCACTACCGCAACCTGCTGAACCTCGGCATCCCGGCCTTCGAGTTTGACCTGACGGGGCTGCTGAACGACGGCGACGAGGTCTCGCTGGACGTGAACTCCGGCGTCCTGACGTATGCCGGCGGCACGGTGCAGTTGCCGCCCCCTCCGGAGTTCCTGCGCGAGGCGCTGGCCGAGGGGAGCATCCTGGCGTTCTTCAAGAAGCATGGCCGCTTTCCCGGCGAGCCCGCTTCCTAA
- a CDS encoding Panacea domain-containing protein produces the protein MTTAIDDPRRTGYAAEVVANTLLDLARAEGRQLTQMQVHKLVFIAHGFTLALLGRPLMYNTVHAWKNGPVVRRLWQHWGERGTRPIDAPLPVSAGEPDVGSDAEAMEVIRSVWNAYGGMDGVELSRLTHTRGSPWSQVYGQSADLIPNEITREYYTGLARSA, from the coding sequence ATGACCACCGCCATCGACGATCCCCGCCGCACCGGCTACGCCGCCGAGGTCGTGGCGAACACCCTTCTCGACCTCGCCCGCGCCGAGGGCCGGCAGCTCACGCAGATGCAGGTGCACAAGCTGGTGTTCATCGCGCACGGCTTCACGCTCGCGCTGCTGGGCCGCCCGCTGATGTACAACACCGTCCACGCGTGGAAGAACGGCCCGGTGGTGCGCCGGCTGTGGCAGCACTGGGGCGAGCGCGGCACCCGTCCCATCGACGCTCCGCTGCCCGTGTCGGCCGGAGAGCCGGACGTCGGCAGCGACGCCGAGGCGATGGAGGTCATCCGCTCAGTGTGGAACGCCTATGGCGGCATGGACGGCGTGGAACTGTCGCGCCTGACCCACACGCGCGGCAGTCCGTGGTCGCAGGTGTACGGCCAGAGCGCCGACCTGATTCCCAACGAGATCACCCGCGAGTACTACACGGGACTCGCCCGCAGTGCGTGA
- a CDS encoding carbohydrate ABC transporter permease yields MTSTPTRRSRRAEHRQGAAGARRTLGNTMIAYAFMLPFLILLVMFHTWPVLFGTFLAFNSYNIISPPQWVGLDNFRELFQDEQFWSGLRNSLKYILVVPVIQVISILVALLVNRPLKGIGFFRTAYYVPVVTSFAVVGLIWSWMYQQGGPVNTVLRTLGLASDDRSLLNNPATALLAVMFVTLWKGIGYYMVLYLAGLQNVSQELDDAATIDGATRWQVFWNVTVPGLRPTILVCSLLSTISAIKVFEEIVVMTQGGPAGSTYSVLFYSYSRAFQDFKYGLAAASSIIVALISIVFGLINFRLTRGGRSDA; encoded by the coding sequence ATGACCTCCACCCCCACCCGCCGGTCGCGACGGGCGGAGCATCGCCAGGGCGCTGCGGGCGCACGCCGGACGCTGGGCAACACCATGATCGCCTACGCCTTCATGCTGCCCTTCCTGATCCTGCTGGTGATGTTCCACACCTGGCCGGTGCTGTTCGGCACCTTCCTGGCCTTCAACTCGTACAACATCATCAGCCCGCCGCAGTGGGTGGGCCTGGACAACTTCCGTGAACTGTTTCAGGACGAGCAGTTCTGGAGTGGCCTGCGCAACTCGCTGAAGTACATCCTGGTCGTACCCGTGATCCAGGTGATCAGTATCCTGGTCGCGCTGCTGGTCAACCGGCCCCTCAAGGGCATCGGGTTTTTCCGCACGGCGTACTACGTGCCGGTCGTGACGTCCTTCGCGGTGGTGGGCCTGATCTGGTCGTGGATGTATCAGCAGGGCGGCCCGGTGAACACCGTGCTACGCACCCTCGGCCTGGCCTCGGATGACCGCAGCCTGCTGAACAACCCCGCCACCGCCCTGCTGGCCGTGATGTTCGTGACGCTGTGGAAGGGCATCGGGTACTACATGGTGCTGTACCTCGCCGGGCTCCAGAACGTCAGCCAGGAACTCGACGACGCCGCCACCATCGACGGCGCGACGCGCTGGCAGGTGTTCTGGAACGTCACCGTTCCGGGGCTGCGGCCGACCATCCTGGTGTGCTCGCTGCTGTCGACCATCAGCGCGATCAAGGTGTTCGAGGAGATCGTGGTCATGACCCAGGGCGGCCCGGCCGGGAGCACGTACTCGGTGCTGTTCTACTCGTACTCGCGCGCCTTCCAGGACTTCAAGTACGGGCTGGCCGCGGCGTCGAGCATCATCGTGGCGCTGATCAGCATCGTGTTCGGACTGATCAACTTCCGCCTGACGCGCGGGGGCCGCAGCGATGCTTGA
- the icd gene encoding NADP-dependent isocitrate dehydrogenase, with translation MTSASHIQVPAQGEKITMQDGKLSVPNTPVVPFVEGDGTGRDIWKASVRVLDAAVEKAYGGERKIAWMEVYAGEKSTEVYGENEWLPAETVQAFDEYLIGIKGPLTTPVGGGIRSINVALRQELDLYACLRPVQYFDGVPSPVKQPELVDMVIFRENTEDIYAGIEYQEGTPEAKKFLAFLQNEMGVKKIRFPETSSLGVKPVSKEGTERLVRAAIQYAIDNGRKSVTLVHKGNIMKFTEGSFRDWGYALAKSEFGGVEIDGGPWLKLPNGIVIKDVIADAFLQQIILRPAEYDVIATLNLNGDYISDALAAQVGGIGIAPGANINYVTGHAVFEATHGTAPKYADKDVINPSSVILSGEMMLRHMGWSEAADLILGSMSKTIGQKVVTYDFARLMDSPTQVGTTAFADALIANMG, from the coding sequence ATGACCAGCGCATCCCATATCCAGGTGCCCGCGCAGGGCGAGAAGATCACCATGCAAGACGGCAAGCTCAGCGTGCCGAACACCCCGGTGGTGCCCTTCGTGGAGGGCGACGGCACCGGGCGCGACATCTGGAAGGCCAGCGTGCGGGTGCTGGACGCCGCCGTCGAGAAGGCCTACGGCGGCGAGCGCAAGATCGCGTGGATGGAGGTCTACGCGGGCGAGAAGAGCACCGAGGTCTACGGCGAGAACGAGTGGCTGCCCGCCGAGACCGTCCAGGCCTTCGACGAGTACCTGATCGGCATCAAGGGGCCGCTCACCACGCCGGTCGGCGGCGGCATCCGCTCCATCAACGTGGCGCTGCGCCAGGAACTCGACCTGTACGCGTGCCTGCGCCCGGTGCAGTACTTCGACGGCGTGCCCAGCCCCGTCAAGCAGCCGGAACTGGTGGACATGGTGATCTTCCGCGAGAACACCGAGGACATCTACGCCGGCATCGAGTACCAGGAGGGCACCCCCGAGGCCAAGAAGTTCCTCGCCTTCCTGCAAAACGAGATGGGCGTGAAGAAGATCCGCTTCCCCGAGACGAGCTCCCTGGGCGTGAAGCCGGTCAGCAAGGAGGGCACCGAGCGCCTCGTGCGCGCCGCCATCCAGTACGCCATCGACAACGGCCGCAAGAGCGTGACGCTGGTGCACAAGGGCAACATCATGAAGTTCACGGAAGGCTCGTTCCGCGACTGGGGCTACGCCCTGGCCAAGAGCGAGTTCGGCGGCGTGGAGATCGACGGTGGCCCGTGGCTGAAGCTCCCGAACGGTATCGTCATCAAGGACGTGATCGCGGACGCCTTCCTCCAGCAGATCATCCTGCGCCCCGCCGAGTACGACGTGATCGCTACCCTGAACCTCAACGGCGACTACATCAGCGACGCGCTGGCCGCGCAGGTCGGCGGCATCGGCATCGCGCCCGGCGCCAACATCAACTACGTGACCGGCCACGCGGTCTTCGAGGCCACCCACGGCACCGCGCCCAAATACGCCGACAAGGACGTCATCAACCCCAGCTCCGTGATCCTCTCGGGCGAGATGATGCTGCGCCACATGGGCTGGAGCGAGGCCGCCGACCTGATCCTGGGCAGCATGAGCAAGACCATCGGCCAGAAGGTCGTGACCTACGACTTCGCCCGACTGATGGACAGCCCCACCCAGGTCGGCACCACAGCGTTCGCGGACGCCCTGATCGCCAACATGGGCTGA
- a CDS encoding cupin domain-containing protein: protein MKPYALKAGDGWTYRYGIDFTVKAGELRHGRGATLTEYTTRRGEEPPDHTHDTEDELFYVLDGDLTFRCGEQHFHVERGGFVYLPRGIEHGYRIPGDAPVRLLVVSFPVLEPAGGWNGFLADVERDGEVTGVPQP, encoded by the coding sequence ATGAAGCCCTACGCGCTTAAAGCCGGTGACGGCTGGACATACCGGTACGGAATCGACTTCACGGTCAAGGCCGGCGAACTCCGGCATGGTCGGGGCGCCACCCTGACGGAATACACCACCCGCCGGGGCGAGGAACCACCGGACCACACCCATGACACCGAGGATGAACTGTTCTACGTCCTGGACGGCGACCTGACCTTCCGGTGTGGTGAGCAGCACTTCCACGTGGAGCGCGGCGGCTTCGTGTACCTGCCGAGGGGGATCGAGCACGGCTACCGCATTCCCGGCGACGCCCCGGTGCGGCTTCTGGTCGTCTCGTTCCCGGTGCTGGAGCCGGCGGGGGGCTGGAACGGCTTTCTCGCCGATGTCGAGCGGGACGGCGAGGTGACGGGCGTTCCGCAGCCGTGA
- a CDS encoding FAD-dependent oxidoreductase: MTLPYSTVDRSWDVIVAGGGTAGAMAGIAAARTGARVLVVEAQGSLGGTGTNAWVTPLMRNVSGGENLNRGLTDDLKARLAARGDGATDPGGNDNWFNPEGMKVVLEHMLLESGGEVLYHTHVVQPVLDGDRIAALVVHNKGGLQALRAAAFIDATGDADVAALSGVPMRGGDEDGVHQAMSLRFTLAGVDTARLCAFLREHGQWQDSPQFLHFWMVWGKGSTLEPVFRQAISAGVLLERDGDYFQGFSVPGRPGEISFNCPRIRPDLHDGADPWQLSAAQVDGREAIDRLTAFCRAFLPGCQSAFIGVIAPMVGIRESRRIIGDYTLTLEDILDCARFDDSICRNHYPVDIHSVRGGERLLHDREGSAPYFAKDAYHEIPFRCLVPVGVQNLLVPGRAASSTFEAQSSIRVQQNCHSMGEAAGIAAAWAAASHRGHVRRVPTDDLRHELRRRGGVV; the protein is encoded by the coding sequence ATGACCCTCCCCTACTCCACCGTGGACAGAAGCTGGGACGTGATCGTGGCCGGGGGCGGCACCGCCGGGGCCATGGCCGGCATTGCGGCGGCCCGCACGGGCGCGCGGGTGCTGGTCGTGGAGGCGCAGGGCAGCCTGGGCGGCACCGGCACGAACGCGTGGGTCACGCCGCTGATGCGCAACGTCTCGGGCGGCGAGAACCTGAACCGCGGCCTGACCGACGACCTCAAGGCGCGGCTCGCGGCGCGGGGCGACGGCGCGACCGACCCCGGCGGGAACGACAACTGGTTCAACCCCGAGGGCATGAAGGTCGTGCTGGAGCACATGTTGCTGGAGTCGGGCGGCGAGGTGCTGTACCACACGCACGTGGTGCAGCCGGTGCTGGACGGTGACCGCATTGCCGCGCTGGTGGTGCACAACAAGGGCGGGTTGCAGGCCTTGCGGGCGGCGGCGTTTATCGACGCGACCGGAGACGCAGACGTGGCGGCCCTGAGCGGCGTGCCCATGCGCGGCGGCGACGAGGACGGCGTGCACCAGGCGATGAGCCTGCGCTTCACGCTCGCGGGCGTGGACACGGCGCGGCTGTGCGCGTTCCTGCGCGAGCACGGGCAGTGGCAGGACAGCCCACAATTCCTGCACTTCTGGATGGTGTGGGGCAAGGGCAGCACCCTCGAACCCGTGTTCCGTCAGGCGATCTCGGCGGGCGTACTGCTGGAGCGCGACGGCGACTACTTCCAGGGCTTCAGCGTGCCGGGCCGGCCGGGCGAGATCAGCTTCAACTGCCCGCGCATCCGCCCGGACCTGCACGACGGCGCCGATCCGTGGCAGCTCTCGGCGGCGCAGGTGGACGGCCGCGAGGCCATCGACCGCCTGACGGCGTTCTGCCGGGCCTTCCTGCCGGGCTGCCAGAGCGCCTTCATCGGGGTGATCGCGCCGATGGTGGGCATCCGCGAGTCGCGGCGCATCATCGGGGACTACACGCTGACGCTGGAGGACATCCTGGACTGCGCGCGCTTCGACGACTCGATCTGCCGCAACCACTACCCGGTGGACATCCATTCCGTCAGGGGTGGCGAGCGGCTGCTGCACGACCGCGAGGGCAGCGCGCCGTATTTCGCCAAGGACGCCTACCACGAGATTCCCTTCCGCTGCCTCGTGCCGGTGGGCGTGCAGAACCTGCTGGTGCCGGGCCGGGCCGCGTCCAGCACCTTCGAGGCGCAGTCGAGCATCCGCGTGCAGCAGAACTGCCACAGCATGGGCGAGGCGGCCGGGATCGCGGCCGCGTGGGCGGCGGCCTCGCACCGCGGCCATGTGCGCCGTGTGCCGACCGACGATCTGCGCCACGAGTTGCGCCGGCGCGGCGGCGTGGTGTGA
- a CDS encoding class I SAM-dependent methyltransferase gives MTNPDRFLGRADVYAAARPGYPAALGQWLRAAGLLDAPVADIGAGTGLFTRLLLDHGAHVVAVEPNPEMRAQLGTALADAVPGGRLTVQDGTSEATGLPDALVGLITAAQAAHWFDPAPTVQEFRRVLRPGGRVLLVWNDWRGVELPFNRAYGETIRPFLAPGTPDVATRVPEERLPALLPGGFEALAFTHEVILTRARLHALAASVSYLPSPDDRAYPAMVAVLDAAFDAHRDGAADDEAVPFGYRTHAFLGTLD, from the coding sequence ATGACGAACCCCGACCGCTTTCTGGGCCGCGCGGACGTGTACGCGGCCGCCCGGCCGGGCTATCCGGCGGCGCTGGGCCAGTGGCTGCGCGCGGCGGGGCTGCTGGACGCGCCGGTGGCCGACATCGGCGCGGGCACCGGGCTGTTCACGCGGCTGCTGCTCGACCACGGCGCGCATGTGGTGGCCGTCGAGCCGAATCCGGAGATGCGCGCCCAGCTCGGGACCGCTCTGGCAGACGCCGTGCCGGGCGGCCGGCTGACGGTGCAGGACGGCACCTCGGAGGCGACCGGCCTGCCGGACGCGTTGGTAGGTCTGATCACGGCGGCGCAGGCGGCCCACTGGTTCGATCCCGCACCCACCGTGCAGGAGTTCCGGCGGGTGCTGCGGCCGGGCGGGCGGGTGCTGCTGGTGTGGAACGACTGGCGCGGCGTCGAGTTGCCCTTCAACCGGGCGTACGGCGAGACCATCCGGCCGTTCCTGGCGCCGGGCACGCCGGATGTGGCGACGCGCGTGCCGGAGGAGCGCCTGCCGGCGCTGCTGCCCGGCGGGTTCGAGGCCCTGGCGTTCACCCACGAGGTCATCCTGACCCGCGCGCGGCTGCACGCCCTGGCCGCCAGTGTGAGTTACCTGCCGTCGCCGGACGACCGGGCGTACCCGGCGATGGTGGCCGTTCTGGACGCTGCCTTCGACGCCCACCGGGACGGGGCGGCGGACGATGAGGCCGTGCCCTTCGGCTACCGCACGCACGCCTTCCTGGGTACGCTCGACTGA
- a CDS encoding 3-isopropylmalate dehydratase large subunit — translation MSDPAHRPQTMAEKILSQRGDHVVYAGDLAVVEVDQVMVVDSIAQSFIERMQRDLEALPKYPERVSIVIDHVAPASTVSVAQAQKEAREYAAQTGVRLFDVGRGICHQVLMEEGLARPGWIVLGSDSHSTTYGAVAAFGSGMGATDIALAAASGKTWLRVPESVKVTFTGELRPGVTAKDVALEMIRRLGADGATYQSIEMHAGDRFTRGERMTLANLCVEAGAKAGLVVPGGEILTGYGYDVPEWVYPDDGATYVQAIEIDLSALNPRMSAPNEVDNVYDVAELRDQLRNTPVDQVFIGTCTNGRIEDLHAAADVLRGQRVAPGTRLLVIPASSEVMEQAMADGTLLTLQRAGAVLGTPGCGPCMGRHQGVLAPGEVCVSTSNRNFIGRMGDKDAKIYLASPAVAAATAVMGRVALPEDVVGHAVAAGGR, via the coding sequence ATGAGTGACCCAGCGCACCGCCCGCAGACCATGGCGGAGAAGATCCTCTCGCAGCGCGGCGACCATGTGGTCTACGCCGGCGACCTCGCGGTGGTTGAGGTCGATCAGGTGATGGTCGTCGATTCCATCGCCCAGAGCTTCATCGAGCGCATGCAGCGCGACCTGGAGGCCCTGCCGAAGTACCCCGAGCGGGTGAGCATCGTGATCGACCACGTCGCGCCCGCCAGCACCGTCAGCGTGGCGCAGGCGCAGAAGGAAGCGCGCGAGTACGCCGCGCAGACCGGTGTGCGCCTGTTCGACGTGGGGCGCGGCATCTGCCACCAGGTGCTGATGGAAGAGGGGCTTGCGCGGCCCGGCTGGATCGTGCTCGGCTCGGACAGCCACTCCACGACCTACGGCGCGGTGGCGGCCTTCGGTTCCGGCATGGGCGCCACCGACATCGCCCTGGCCGCCGCGAGCGGCAAGACGTGGCTGCGCGTGCCGGAGAGCGTCAAGGTGACCTTTACCGGCGAGTTGCGCCCCGGCGTGACCGCCAAAGACGTGGCGCTGGAGATGATTCGCCGCCTGGGTGCGGACGGTGCCACGTACCAGAGCATCGAGATGCACGCCGGCGACCGCTTCACGCGCGGCGAGCGCATGACCCTGGCGAACCTGTGCGTGGAGGCCGGCGCGAAGGCCGGACTGGTCGTCCCCGGCGGCGAGATCCTCACCGGGTACGGCTACGACGTGCCCGAGTGGGTCTACCCGGACGACGGCGCGACCTACGTGCAGGCCATCGAGATCGACCTGTCGGCCCTGAACCCCCGCATGTCCGCCCCGAACGAGGTGGACAACGTCTACGACGTGGCCGAGCTGCGCGACCAGCTGCGGAACACGCCGGTGGATCAGGTGTTCATCGGCACGTGCACCAACGGCCGCATCGAGGACCTGCATGCCGCCGCCGACGTGCTGCGCGGGCAGCGGGTCGCGCCGGGCACGCGCCTGCTGGTCATTCCCGCCAGCAGCGAGGTGATGGAGCAGGCCATGGCCGACGGCACCCTGCTGACGCTGCAACGTGCCGGGGCGGTGCTGGGCACGCCCGGCTGCGGGCCGTGCATGGGCCGCCACCAGGGCGTGCTCGCGCCCGGCGAGGTCTGCGTGAGCACCTCAAATCGCAACTTCATCGGCCGCATGGGCGACAAGGACGCGAAGATCTATCTGGCCAGCCCGGCGGTGGCGGCGGCGACGGCAGTCATGGGCCGCGTGGCGCTGCCGGAAGACGTGGTGGGTCACGCCGTGGCCGCAGGAGGGCGCTGA
- a CDS encoding B12-binding domain-containing radical SAM protein translates to MSYWRTTIKPLLDVETGTMFKHAPVRVTLAFPNRYSVGMASLGYQVIYRMFNNEDGVACERAFLPDDVDAFERTGQALPTVETGRDAGDCELFALSVSFELDLTNIIRTLDVAGLRPLREERDDTDAIVMIGGPLTSSNPYPLTPFADVIVIGDGEQIVPVVSEALRQAATREDFYDLIDGMPGIFLPARHSHEPTWATAPKELLPAYSQIVTPHSELSNMFLVEAQRGCPRPCTFCLARTMYGPNRNNQAQELLDTIPDWVEKVGLVGAALSDFPHTKYVGRTLTERGIKLGVSSIRADTVDAELAEILKAGGLRTFTVASDAPSERLRRWLKKGITTEDLLKTAHISRDLGFKGIKVYMMIGLGPENDDDISELISFTKELAGINRIALGISPFVPKRHTPHFADPFAGVQTIEKRMKRIQKELRTTAELRNVSAKWAWVESVIARGGPEVGMAAYQIYRNESIGAWKKALDEVGWHDEFESNAPAIDLPPGQYEPREVSAHAQGLAV, encoded by the coding sequence TTGAGTTACTGGCGTACCACCATCAAACCCCTGCTGGACGTGGAAACCGGCACGATGTTCAAGCACGCCCCCGTCCGCGTGACCCTGGCCTTCCCGAACCGCTACTCGGTGGGTATGGCCTCGCTGGGCTATCAGGTCATCTACCGGATGTTCAACAACGAGGACGGCGTGGCGTGTGAGCGCGCGTTCCTGCCGGACGACGTGGACGCCTTCGAGCGCACGGGGCAGGCCCTGCCCACCGTCGAGACCGGCCGCGACGCCGGGGACTGCGAACTGTTCGCGCTGAGCGTGTCCTTCGAACTCGACCTGACCAACATCATCCGGACGCTGGACGTGGCCGGACTGCGCCCGCTGCGCGAGGAACGCGACGACACCGACGCCATCGTGATGATCGGCGGGCCGCTCACCAGCAGCAATCCGTACCCCCTGACGCCCTTCGCGGACGTGATCGTGATCGGGGACGGCGAGCAGATCGTGCCCGTGGTATCGGAAGCGCTGCGCCAGGCGGCCACCCGCGAGGACTTCTACGACCTGATCGACGGCATGCCCGGCATCTTCCTGCCGGCGCGGCACTCGCACGAGCCCACGTGGGCGACCGCGCCCAAGGAACTGCTGCCGGCGTACTCCCAGATCGTCACGCCGCACTCGGAACTCAGCAACATGTTCCTGGTCGAGGCGCAGCGCGGCTGCCCCCGCCCGTGCACCTTCTGCCTGGCCAGGACCATGTACGGCCCCAACCGCAACAACCAGGCTCAGGAACTGCTGGACACCATCCCCGACTGGGTTGAGAAGGTCGGACTGGTCGGTGCGGCGCTGTCGGACTTCCCGCACACCAAGTACGTGGGCCGCACCCTGACCGAGCGCGGCATCAAGCTCGGCGTGAGCAGCATCCGCGCCGACACGGTGGACGCCGAACTCGCGGAGATCCTCAAGGCCGGCGGCCTGCGCACCTTCACCGTGGCGAGCGACGCCCCAAGCGAGCGCCTGCGCCGCTGGCTGAAAAAGGGCATCACCACCGAGGACCTGCTCAAGACCGCGCACATCAGCCGCGACCTGGGTTTCAAGGGCATCAAGGTCTACATGATGATCGGCCTGGGGCCGGAGAACGACGACGACATCAGCGAACTGATCTCATTCACGAAGGAGCTTGCGGGCATCAACCGCATTGCCCTGGGGATCAGTCCCTTTGTGCCCAAACGCCACACGCCGCACTTCGCCGATCCCTTCGCGGGCGTGCAGACCATCGAGAAGCGCATGAAGCGCATCCAGAAGGAGCTGCGCACCACCGCCGAACTCCGCAACGTGTCGGCCAAGTGGGCGTGGGTGGAATCCGTGATCGCGCGTGGCGGCCCCGAGGTCGGGATGGCCGCGTACCAGATCTACCGGAACGAGAGCATCGGCGCGTGGAAGAAGGCGCTGGACGAGGTCGGCTGGCACGACGAGTTCGAGTCGAACGCCCCCGCCATCGACCTGCCGCCCGGCCAGTACGAGCCGCGCGAGGTCTCGGCACACGCGCAGGGCCTGGCGGTGTAA
- a CDS encoding PA0069 family radical SAM protein, which produces MTEPRPVLPSVRGRGAAFNVPVRFERLSYDPQHTDEEGFELREHAPRTQFYRDHARTVIATNTSPDIPFRASINPYRGCEHGCTYCYARPTHEFLGLSAGLDFESKILVKLDAATLLRRELAARKWTPQVIAMSGVTDIYQPAERHYRLTRACLEVLLDYRNPVALITKNALITRDLDVLAELARRNLVRVALSITTLDEALRRSMEPRTSTAQARLDAVARLTDAGVPVSVMVGPVIPGLNDDELPRIVREAARAGAVDAGYNVVHFPGVTADLFLDWLAREQPERRARVEALIREVRGGDLNDPRFGQRMTGTGPYAEGLRALFRAALRQAGLPKPGVALDVTRFRVPSAMPSLFDPLD; this is translated from the coding sequence ATGACCGAGCCGCGCCCCGTCCTGCCCAGCGTGCGTGGACGGGGCGCGGCGTTCAACGTGCCGGTGCGCTTCGAGCGCCTGTCGTACGATCCGCAGCACACCGACGAGGAGGGCTTCGAGCTGCGCGAGCACGCGCCGCGGACGCAGTTCTACCGCGACCACGCGCGCACGGTCATCGCCACGAACACTTCGCCGGACATTCCGTTCCGGGCCAGCATCAATCCGTACCGGGGCTGCGAGCACGGCTGCACGTACTGCTACGCCCGGCCTACCCACGAATTCCTGGGCCTCAGCGCGGGGCTGGACTTCGAGTCGAAGATCCTGGTCAAGCTGGACGCGGCGACCCTGCTGCGCCGGGAGCTCGCCGCACGCAAGTGGACGCCGCAGGTGATCGCCATGAGCGGCGTGACCGACATCTACCAGCCGGCCGAGCGGCACTACCGCCTGACCCGCGCGTGCCTGGAGGTGCTGCTGGACTACCGCAACCCGGTGGCCCTGATCACGAAAAACGCGCTGATCACCCGCGATCTGGATGTGCTGGCGGAGCTGGCGCGGCGCAACCTCGTGCGCGTCGCGCTGAGCATCACCACGCTGGACGAGGCCCTCCGCCGGAGCATGGAGCCGCGCACCAGCACGGCGCAGGCCCGGCTGGACGCCGTGGCCCGCCTGACCGACGCGGGCGTGCCCGTCAGTGTGATGGTCGGCCCGGTCATTCCCGGCCTGAACGACGACGAACTGCCGCGCATCGTGCGCGAGGCCGCCCGCGCCGGTGCGGTGGATGCCGGGTACAACGTCGTGCACTTTCCCGGCGTGACCGCCGACCTGTTTCTCGACTGGCTGGCGCGCGAGCAGCCGGAGCGCCGCGCCCGCGTGGAGGCCCTGATCCGCGAGGTGCGGGGGGGTGACCTGAACGACCCGCGCTTTGGGCAGCGCATGACCGGCACCGGGCCGTACGCCGAGGGCCTGCGCGCCCTGTTCCGCGCGGCCCTGCGGCAGGCCGGGCTGCCGAAACCCGGCGTGGCGCTCGACGTGACGCGCTTCCGGGTGCCCAGCGCGATGCCGTCGCTGTTCGACCCACTCGACTGA